The sequence below is a genomic window from Thalassobaculum sp. OXR-137.
GAGGAAGAGGAGAAGGCCCGCAACCGGGACGGGGCCAAGTCAGACCAGCCGGCGCCGGCCGCCGGCCCGCGGGACGATGATGACCGCAACGCCACGTCCGAAGAGGACGAGGTCTTCGCCGAGCGCACCCGCTCCGACGCGGAGACGGTGCCGGCCCTTCCGTCGAAGCTGCAGGACGACGACACAGGTGGCCGCACGAGGGATTGATCTCGGTCAAGGATCTGCCCCTCTCCTCCTCCTAGCGTCATGTCATCACATCGCCAGGAGGAAACCCCCATGACCACCGACCTGCACCACGACATCGGCAGCGAGTTCCCGGAGCTGAAGGACAAGATCCATGTCCTGAAGACGGAGAACGCTCACTTCGCGAAGCTGTTCGACGCCTATCACGAGGTCGACCGGGAGGTCGCCCGCATCGAGGCCGAGGTGGAACCGGCCTCCGACGCCTATGCCGAGGAGTGCAAGAAAAAGCGTCTGGCGCTGAAGGATCAGATCTTCTCGATGCTCAAGGCCGGGTAGAGCCCTCCCGGGAACCCGCCGGCCCGCCATGCGTTCCCCAAGGCGATCTCACAAAACGGATACCTTGGGCGCATGCGCATCCTGTTCGGCATACTGGGTGGCCTGGTTGCCGTCGCTCTGATCGCGGTGGTCGCCGGCATGTGGTGGCTGACCACCGGCAGCGGCCGGGATTGGGCGGTCGGCCAGGTCAGCGAACGCGTCGGCCGCGACATCATCGTCGAGGACATGAGCGTCGACTGGGGCTGGCGGCCCGAGGTGGACGTGACCGGCCTCAAACTTGCCAATGCCGTCTGGGCGCGGGCCGACCACCTGCTGACGGCCGACCGGGTGGCCTTCAAGATCCACCCCTGGCCGTTGCTCCGCGGCGATATCGAGCTGGACTACCTCATCCTGCAGGGGCTGAAGGTCGATCTGGAACGCAACGCGGAGGGTGACGCGAACTGGAGCTTCGGGGAAAACCCGGCTTCCGCCGCCGCGGTCGAGGGCGTGTCCCCGGAGGACCGGGACGACGCGCCGCGGATCGGCCGCCTGGAGATCCGCGAGGGCACGCTCGCCTATCGCGATCCGGAACGCGGGATCGACGTTGAAGGCACGGTTTCGACGGGCAGCGGAGAAATGGACGCGCCCGAACCGCTGTCCCTCGGCTTGAAAGGGACGCTGCAGGACCAGCCGCTCAGCATCGACTTCGTCGGCGGCTCGATCCTGGAGCTGCGCGACGGCGACGACCCGTACCCGGTCGACCTGACGATCGCCGCCGGTAAGACCGATTTCACCCTGAAAGGTACCTTCGCCGACCCGATCGCCCTGGAGGGGGCGGACGTGGAGATCGATTTCAGCGGTCCGAACCTCGCCGATATTTTCCCGCTATTCGGTGTCCCCACGCCGCCGACCCCGCCCTACAAGCTCACCGGACGCGTGACCCGGGAGGGCAAGGTCTGGACGGTGGAGGGCCTGGACGGCCGGATCGGCGACAGCGACATCGCCGGCAGCGCGACCCTGGACTACGGCCCTGAGCGCCCGATGCTGACCGCCGATCTGGTCTCGCAGAAGCTCGATTTCGACGATCTCGGGCCCCTGGTGGGCGCCACGCCCGCCTATGGCGAGGGTGAGACCGCGTCGGAAGAGCAGGAACGGATCGGCCGCCAGCTCGTCGATCAGGGCAAGCTGTTCCCCGACATTCCCATCGCCGCCGGACGGCTGCGGCTGATGGACATGAAAGTGACCTTCAAGGCACCGAACGTGCTGTCGCGCACCGAACTGGCGGTGACCTCGCTGGAAGCCACGGTCACGCTGGAGAACGGCCGCGCCGTTGCCAAGCCGTTCAAGATGGGGGTTGCAGATGGCGTGGTGTCCGGCGAGTTGGCCCTGAACGCGCGGGACGAGGTCCCCTCGGCCGATGCGGACGTGACGTTCGACGACCTGGCCCTCGCCGCGTTCTTCAAGGACAGCAAATACTTCGAGACCATGGGCGGGACCCTGTCCGGAAGCCTGTACATCCTGGGCAGGGGAAACTCCCTGGCCGATATCATGGCCGCGGCCAACGGCGACGGGGTGATCGAGATCTCCAAGGGCGCCTTCAGCGGCCTGCTGATCGAGGCGGCTGGCGTCGATCTGGTCGAATCACTGATCCTCTTCATCGGCGACGACGCCCGCGTGCCGATCCGCTGCGGCGCCGGCCGGGCGGTGGTGAAGGACGGGGTGGCCCAGTTCGACCGCGTCGTGGTCGATACTGCCGACTCGGTTCTCTATGCCCGCGGCGGGGTCAATCTGCTGGACCAGACGGTGGATCTCTTCATCACCGCCGACGCCAAGGATTTCAGCCTGATCGACATGGAAGCCCCGGTCCGGGTGAGGGGCCCCCTGGGCGATCCCGAGACCAGCATCTCGC
It includes:
- a CDS encoding YdcH family protein → MTTDLHHDIGSEFPELKDKIHVLKTENAHFAKLFDAYHEVDREVARIEAEVEPASDAYAEECKKKRLALKDQIFSMLKAG
- a CDS encoding AsmA family protein, producing MRILFGILGGLVAVALIAVVAGMWWLTTGSGRDWAVGQVSERVGRDIIVEDMSVDWGWRPEVDVTGLKLANAVWARADHLLTADRVAFKIHPWPLLRGDIELDYLILQGLKVDLERNAEGDANWSFGENPASAAAVEGVSPEDRDDAPRIGRLEIREGTLAYRDPERGIDVEGTVSTGSGEMDAPEPLSLGLKGTLQDQPLSIDFVGGSILELRDGDDPYPVDLTIAAGKTDFTLKGTFADPIALEGADVEIDFSGPNLADIFPLFGVPTPPTPPYKLTGRVTREGKVWTVEGLDGRIGDSDIAGSATLDYGPERPMLTADLVSQKLDFDDLGPLVGATPAYGEGETASEEQERIGRQLVDQGKLFPDIPIAAGRLRLMDMKVTFKAPNVLSRTELAVTSLEATVTLENGRAVAKPFKMGVADGVVSGELALNARDEVPSADADVTFDDLALAAFFKDSKYFETMGGTLSGSLYILGRGNSLADIMAAANGDGVIEISKGAFSGLLIEAAGVDLVESLILFIGDDARVPIRCGAGRAVVKDGVAQFDRVVVDTADSVLYARGGVNLLDQTVDLFITADAKDFSLIDMEAPVRVRGPLGDPETSISPDKPDIPFFEMGEAEDVDCGALRQQVMKGD